attacagccctacttGCTTCCCCATCTCGCTATATAGTATATACACAACCGGGAGTACGACCCAGGGAGTATAGTTGCCTAGTTGGGTGTGTCAACATGACCGACCTGGTTTGATACATAAAAGCAATATGAGGAAGCACGAGTGCAGGACGTTGAGAACTGTACATATATTACAGACTTTTGAAGCGAAACACATGCGAAGATACAGATATCATTATACGTCGTCGCACGCATATGCTGAGATGTAACTAGCCTGCATTTATCCTTGTTTTTGGAGAATTTAGTCGACATAATAGCTAATTTGAGCTACATATAAACTTGTATAAAATCTCATGCTAAGATATGTAAGTGTCGATTTTAAGACCATGCATAGAAATAAACAAATTCTCCTTTGTTCCCAGCTAGAGTCTAGAAATTCCAGAGAAGATATCGAGTTGAAAGATGATCGATGAATCCTTGGTTCTACTCTACTAACATAACAAGATTAAAATGAAAAACATTGCTCCTCCATAATATAAAGCACCTAATTAAACTCCCTATCTAGTATTATCTTCCCTTCTAAGCTTGTTGAGAAGTGCAGTTATCAAAGCATCTCGCTTCTCAGCTCGACCTTCTTCCCTCACCCTTCTTTGttcctctctctccctccagCTCCTCTCCGTCATTATCCTCTCGTTCTCTAACGCTTCCATTCTCTGTCTCCATTCTATCTCCCGTATTCTCCTCTCCTCTTCCCTCGCCTCGTACCCATTCATCCACCGCATCTCCATCTCAGCTTGCTGTTTCAAGAATTCTTGCAACGTCTCCTTGATGCTGTCAACACTGttattcacatttccgccaccAGTATTACTAGTTCCAGGAGTGTTCCTGTTTgccttcctcttcttcttcttccccgCTGTGGTTCCTTTTTGATCTCCGTCGCTTTCTTCAATGTTGTCATCCTCATCATCTGATGATAATTGAGCAAGTGCTTTCTTCTTGGAACCTCCTAAGCCGCCTCCTTCTGCCTCATTCCACACCATTCTTTGCATCCTTGCTGCAAAAATTGTTTGTAGTTCGTTGTAAAATGGAAACTGTTGCTTCACTCCTTCCGGCTCCATGGTTTCACATCCCTACACACGAGTAATTATTTAAATCTCCAAGATCAAGGAAAATCATAACTAATGCCCAGCTTAgaatttcaatttctatttaaGAAACAATCATTCGAGCAATAAGGTTGTCCAAAAACAGGTATGACTATACTAGTATGCCCTCCGGATTAGTCCATATGCGCGCAAGCTGGCCCGGAGTTCGGGTTTGGGTCAGTTATAAATGAATCCTAGTCTCCAAGACGGTCCAATAATGAAAGAATAGATTGATAGACAGTTCGAGTATTCATGTTTGATAAGAAATGAAcaataattaaattcataaaaatttataaatgcaTGTTGCTAATTAATCAAGCACAAAACGCGtaaaaagtattaaaaaaaataatatcgtACCTTGTATCGAGTGACAAGATTCTTCCACTTGCACTTGCACTGCTCAGCACTGCGATTGTAACCCTTATCCTTCATCTTGGTTGCCACCACTTCCCACAAAGCCTTATTCCGTTTAGTTTCCATGAAATTCGGGTCCAGCTCGGCTCGAATCATCAAGAAATCTCCGGTTTCCTGAATACTCCATTGCGGAAACCTATCCCCGCCCGCATCACTGATCTGTTGGTGCTGGAGCTGATGATGAAGATGGTGGTACTGATGTTGCCCCGAATCCATAACAATCAAGtctcttcaaatatttttacgCTATAAACTatcttatataaaattataaaaagggTTGATCTGATCGGATTCGAAAGAAAGACAAGGAAAGAGAGATTTATGTGAAGATGGTGTGAAACAAGGTGTGAATTAATGGGAAAGATGAATGAAAGAATGATATCAACAGCTAGGCAGCTCTTTTACTCGTCCTTGTACGCGGAAACTCAATCACTACTTCCCTCTACTCCTTATCGACTTCTGTCTCTGTAACATATGGGTGTGTATTTTTTATGATGGTGAGGTTttgttcattttcatttgttcaCATTGCGACTCAGTGGCGTCAGGCTTACAAATGAAACAAGTTAGCAACGAGAAGCAACCAGTGGTGGTAGGGTCAATACTCCGAGTGAACAGTTGTGTAAACTTGTTACGGTTTtcctaatgtgtgcccaagggcacacaataagcaccaactctcATAAAAATGGCTTCATTTGATTGGTGgacttggtgtaaatgcaggggggccattaacatttattatctatccaccaatcaaaagctagtattctcaTGGGAGTttgtgactattgtgtgcccatgggcacaccatagaaaattcgaacTTGTTATACAAGCCTTTCAGTTTCTCATTTTGTCCTACCCTATTTTTCTATGCTTATATACAgtactattttattatatatttataataattgtctgaTCATTACAACTTTACAAGCGGTTGGTGTGGTGGTAGAGCTCTTGTACCCCTTACGGGAGGTCGGGAGTTCGACTACCCGTGGGCGTGTGTCATCAATTAgggggaaaaaaaaaactttacaaGGAGAACTTATATGTAACAAGATAGTCGGCGACCggatgatttattatatttgttaatttatttaatgtattttaatattcaattttataatataaataaaattatgttttatattttgtaattaaaaaagaTTTTTATGTAATCATAAAAGTGTTTatgctaatatatttttattggggtgccaattaaattttttatttaatattttgaataagcTTTTAAGACTTAAATGTGTCAaaataacaaattataaattgaCTCGAATAAATATGTTTAACtgagaatatttaaatatattttaattaaaaatacccattaaaatattttataaattaagaagGTCTTATGACCGTCTACACTTTTACGATCTATCGGTCAACCATccaaattcttaaaattttgacaataataatatagtatagtgtTGATATATGTTTGGTAAAATATCGATTAATTAACATCAACGATAAATTATTGTATAAATAATGGATTCTTGGTTCTAACAATATATGaacattacatatataatttcaattacttaataatctcaattatctgaaatataaaaatcctgactttattaatatattgaGGTTAAACTATATTAAGAACACCTCGATTATCACAagtaaaatgattaattaaatatttaataagatgTCCCTAGACTCACATCGCGTGGATCTAGGTTTTTGACATGTTGTTTTACAATACAACCTCTCGCTCCAAAAGTTCATCCACAATTATTCTATCTAATATATCAGTACGAAACAAGAAACGTAATCAACAAATACAAAGATAACTATTAGCACCCTCGTCACGAAAACATTCCATTGAACTTTCCTTCCGGCTTCCTCGTCACTTTTTCTCCTTGCCCTTACCGCCACTCGCTTTCGGTTGTCCTTCAAATACATGTCATGTTCATTCTTTACTAtttacatattataaataaatatcctcGCCCAGTAAGGGTCCTCGCCCGATATAGACCCTCATCCTAGGCATGTGTCAGACCTCGCGGCCCAATGACTGGCGGCCCGAGTCTTCAAGCAGTCCTCGCCCATTGTTAAAGGTCCTCGCCCAATGCGGAAAAGACCAAATACGCCTGGTTCTCAGgcctaattattatttttttatctcgGGCTCAGGCCCACCATCAGCCTCACCCTAAGAGAGGACGGAGGGCTAACCCATACAGCTGAGTCCGGGGAGGTCCACGTGGGCTAGTGTTGGTCAGCCCACCTAGTTCCATGCTCCTGGGAGAAAGCTGGGCTCCAGAAGCCCATATCCGTCTGATCTAAGGCAGTGGCCCATCGCTGGAACCAAGGAATGACaaacctattctgattaggttatttgttccccaagaactacgtctggcttgatccctataaatagggtacgtaggcacatcattTGGGGATAAGTCACAACCCTTGCAAGAGCGAATAATCCTTCGATCTAGTGAGAAACCCTGATTCCCCGAATGATCTCAGCCAAACCCAAAATCACCACCCATATTCCGTCGTCCGCCGTCATCGTCCACCACAagttccagcaaccctccccgaatcttgttatcaccagattcctccgttaacagtATCTAAGCAGGATGATTACGACGAATATGAGCCTTAATTTTCGTCGTAAATAGGCCAGTTTGTTGTAATGTAATTCAATCGAACCGCTCGGGGTATCTTGAACATGCAGCATATGCATTGTACATTAtgatcactaaatattatttgaaatgCATATAATAGCTGTGATAAAGAAGATAACTGTGAGAGATAAAGTGCTTGCAATGACCAACTGAATAAAACAGCATCACATAGATCCGTTTGGTAAGATTAAAATTGTGACTTGACTTAACATGTCTGTTTGGGTAAAGTCGGAAACAGTTTTAAGCCACTACCTTCCACCGTTGCCAAACAAGCTCATAATTTGAGGAGCACAACCACCCCTCTTTGTCCATCTGCTACAACCAGAACAATGAACAGGATATCCTATGATTCTAGACTCTTCTATACACTCAACATGTGCAATGCCAATGCAGGACTCTAGCTACCAAGTTAGCTAACAACATGCATGATGCATGACCGGAGTTAATTCATAACAATGAAGATAGCAGTGATATTAGTGTTCTTCATTAATCACAAACAAGTCAGATTTGATGAGGAGAGCCCGACTACTTTTAGCGCGATGAAAAGCCATTACAAGTAGCTTTTCGGAGCTGTTTTAAAGAGTAGTAAccaaatattacataattttcaatgatttttgaaacaaaaaattggataattttatttccaaattttaatttaaatttttagttatattttatatatatatatatatatatatatatatatatatatatatatatatgtatatgtatatatatatatgtatatgtataacatTAACAGCGACATAATACAAAAAGAgcatgatatataattttatcatatacatatatatatatatgtacatatatatgtacatgtacaaatgttcacatatatatatgtatatgtataacatTAACAACGACATAATACAAAAAGAgcatgatatataattttatcatatacatatatatgtacatatatatgtacatgtacaaatgttcacatatatatacgtatataaaatattagcatAACAATTTGTGAAGGATCCTCGTCTACGGTCATCATCGTATATATACAATATGACCGTAATGATTTATGAAGGATCCTAGTGCAAAATCATCAATGTCTGTGGACAGGTTATGCAGCCAATGATTTTATGACTGTTTTGATTAATATCTAACCGGCAAGATTATAACATACGTCCAACGTTTTTTTAAGCGTCGGACGGAGCTCTTCGAGCGCTTAAAAAGTGCTGGATGGGATAAAATGACCCCATCAAACACTTTTTAAACCGGACGTattaatattctattataatcCTAACCTCCGGATATTCATCCGACTACCACCTAACCTATCCATTTACGAAAAACCATCTCTCTTTTTTAGCTAAAATGAAAAACCATTTTTACCGCTATTCGGCCCTCCCATGTTagtccccttaaaagtattgtTGTAATTC
This genomic window from Daucus carota subsp. sativus chromosome 7, DH1 v3.0, whole genome shotgun sequence contains:
- the LOC108194304 gene encoding trihelix transcription factor GT-3b, giving the protein MDSGQHQYHHLHHQLQHQQISDAGGDRFPQWSIQETGDFLMIRAELDPNFMETKRNKALWEVVATKMKDKGYNRSAEQCKCKWKNLVTRYKGCETMEPEGVKQQFPFYNELQTIFAARMQRMVWNEAEGGGLGGSKKKALAQLSSDDEDDNIEESDGDQKGTTAGKKKKRKANRNTPGTSNTGGGNVNNSVDSIKETLQEFLKQQAEMEMRWMNGYEAREEERRIREIEWRQRMEALENERIMTERSWREREEQRRVREEGRAEKRDALITALLNKLRREDNTR